In Paenibacillus sp. FSL M7-0420, a single genomic region encodes these proteins:
- a CDS encoding bifunctional metallophosphatase/5'-nucleotidase produces the protein MKPGPQRLTIIHTNDIHSHFEMMSPLAAVISVMKAEAGGEPVLLLDIGDHMDRAAVETEGTMGQANIDIMNLTGYDAVTIGNNEGLTFSKEMLSAIFTGIQCPVVCCNFLESATGEPPHWMQRRAVLEKDGIKIGLTGATAAFTSFYSLLGWDVLDPEEALREQVQLLAPQVDIVIILSHLGLPADQRLAEKLEGVHAILGGHTHHMLEQPQMINGTAVCGAGKFGRYAGRLVFEREQPDGGFHLAEGGCTEVDPALTEELIAPAAAIHLQRGREALEETVAISDRMLPLDLQGESPFGNLLAQAVRQFTGSPISLVNTGQLLGPLPEGNITAGMLHALCPSPINPCIVQLTGKDIRTALEQSLMAEFRNKVIYGYGFRGEVLGTLAVDGLKILYDPRVMPYDNGIAIFAGGEQLEDTKVYSVGTLDMFTFRTGYESIANGREAVYLLPHFLRDLLRMELQRPGSLDECEAVRWERQST, from the coding sequence CGGGGAGCCGGTACTGCTGCTTGATATCGGCGATCATATGGACCGCGCTGCTGTAGAGACGGAAGGCACGATGGGTCAGGCCAACATAGACATTATGAATCTGACCGGATACGATGCGGTTACCATCGGCAACAACGAGGGTCTCACCTTCTCCAAGGAGATGCTCTCAGCCATATTTACAGGTATCCAGTGTCCTGTGGTATGCTGCAATTTCCTGGAGTCCGCCACCGGTGAGCCGCCGCACTGGATGCAGCGCCGCGCGGTTCTGGAGAAGGATGGCATCAAGATTGGGCTGACCGGTGCGACGGCGGCATTCACCTCCTTCTATTCCTTGCTCGGCTGGGATGTGCTGGACCCGGAAGAGGCGCTGCGCGAGCAGGTTCAGCTGCTTGCCCCGCAGGTGGATATCGTGATCATTCTGTCTCATCTGGGGCTGCCCGCAGACCAGAGGCTGGCAGAGAAGCTGGAAGGCGTGCATGCCATTCTGGGCGGGCATACCCACCATATGCTGGAGCAGCCGCAGATGATTAACGGGACAGCCGTATGCGGCGCCGGCAAATTCGGCCGGTACGCAGGACGGCTGGTCTTCGAGCGGGAGCAGCCGGACGGAGGGTTTCACTTGGCCGAAGGAGGCTGCACGGAAGTTGATCCTGCCTTGACAGAGGAGCTTATTGCTCCGGCGGCAGCGATCCATCTGCAGCGCGGGCGTGAGGCCCTGGAGGAGACGGTTGCCATCAGCGACCGCATGCTGCCGCTGGATCTGCAGGGGGAGTCTCCTTTTGGCAACCTGCTGGCACAAGCGGTCCGCCAGTTCACAGGCAGTCCCATCTCGCTCGTTAATACAGGCCAGCTGCTCGGCCCGCTGCCGGAGGGTAACATTACCGCAGGCATGCTGCATGCCTTATGTCCTTCTCCGATTAATCCCTGTATTGTACAGCTGACAGGCAAGGATATCCGCACTGCACTGGAACAGAGTCTGATGGCAGAGTTCCGGAATAAGGTCATCTACGGATATGGCTTCCGGGGAGAGGTACTGGGCACCCTGGCCGTGGACGGATTAAAAATCTTGTACGATCCAAGGGTCATGCCTTATGATAACGGTATTGCGATTTTTGCCGGCGGGGAGCAGCTGGAGGATACCAAGGTATATAGTGTCGGCACGCTGGATATGTTTACATTCCGTACAGGCTACGAGAGTATAGCCAATGGCCGGGAGGCGGTATATTTGCTGCCTCATTTCCTCCGCGATCTGCTGCGGATGGAGCTGCAGCGGCCGGGGAGTCTGGATGAGTGTGAAGCGGTTCGCTGGGAGAGGCAATCCACCTGA
- a CDS encoding undecaprenyl-diphosphate phosphatase has translation MDTITAIILAIVEGITEFIPVSSTGHMILTTKLLGFNEQDSIMKTYEIVIQLGAILAIALVYRQRIVDLLGFGRRDRGGVMPAARLNLIHVLLGIVPALAVAFFARDFIKSLFGASTVLWALVAGGILMIIAEWVNKRKIRVTAHDLDDLSYGQALSIGLFQIISVLWPGFSRSGSTISGGMLSGVSYKASADFSFLIAIPIMCAASGYELLDSYKNFTSETIGYFVIGFIISFIVAYVVVVLFMRMIQKIRPTHFAIYRFILAAVFWLFIMR, from the coding sequence ATGGATACAATTACAGCCATTATTCTGGCAATTGTGGAAGGAATTACGGAGTTCATTCCGGTTTCTTCGACGGGACACATGATTCTAACGACTAAGCTTCTGGGATTCAATGAGCAGGATTCGATTATGAAGACGTATGAAATTGTGATTCAGCTGGGGGCTATACTGGCGATTGCGCTGGTCTACCGCCAGCGGATTGTGGATCTGCTCGGATTCGGCCGCAGAGACAGAGGGGGCGTAATGCCGGCAGCCCGATTGAACCTGATTCATGTGCTGCTGGGTATCGTGCCTGCGCTCGCTGTAGCTTTTTTTGCCCGGGACTTCATCAAAAGCCTCTTCGGGGCATCCACCGTCCTCTGGGCGCTGGTCGCAGGCGGTATTCTGATGATCATTGCCGAATGGGTTAACAAACGCAAGATCCGCGTGACCGCGCATGATCTGGATGATCTCTCCTACGGGCAGGCACTCTCGATCGGACTGTTCCAGATTATTTCCGTCCTCTGGCCCGGGTTCTCCCGCTCCGGCTCGACGATTTCCGGGGGGATGCTGAGCGGGGTGAGCTACAAGGCCTCGGCCGACTTCTCCTTCCTCATCGCAATTCCGATTATGTGCGCGGCCTCGGGGTATGAGCTGCTGGATTCCTACAAGAATTTCACGAGTGAGACGATCGGATATTTTGTCATCGGCTTCATTATTTCCTTCATCGTGGCTTATGTGGTGGTGGTTCTGTTCATGAGAATGATCCAGAAGATCAGACCGACGCATTTTGCTATCTACCGCTTTATCCTTGCAGCCGTCTTCTGGCTGTTTATTATGCGTTGA
- a CDS encoding HD-GYP domain-containing protein, translating into MRLVSVNRLQAGMKLGKKIYNDEGLVLLADGVELTDSLIKRLARIDIGYIYIEDSLTEDIVIPGMLQDETRNQALKVIRNQFQQMSGASGITKGFYHLDKKFSKVMDSILDDMSLQEDPMIMLLDMHTADNYLYVHSLNVCLYTLVLGIAHGYSKEELRVIGLGALLHDIGKTQIPVKIVQKPGMLSEEEFRHMQAHTEIGYRILKEEPNIPLLAAHCALQHHERIDGSGYPRGLTGPQIHEYAKWLGVADSYDAMTSNRIYKKAMLPHQAVEALYVGSGTLYEQKQLELFRDRVAIYPLGLTVKLSSGESGVVVKIDPSTPHRPVVRVLNGPEGETVTPYERDLSKALSVVIVDVTDGGEPVVKSTG; encoded by the coding sequence GTGCGTCTAGTATCCGTTAACCGGCTTCAGGCGGGAATGAAGCTGGGTAAAAAAATATATAATGATGAAGGGCTGGTTCTGCTTGCGGACGGAGTGGAGCTTACCGATTCCCTGATCAAGCGGCTCGCCAGAATCGATATCGGCTATATCTATATTGAGGATTCGCTCACGGAGGATATTGTGATCCCCGGAATGCTGCAGGATGAGACGCGTAATCAGGCGCTCAAGGTGATCCGGAACCAGTTCCAGCAGATGTCCGGTGCCTCGGGGATCACCAAAGGCTTTTATCATCTGGATAAGAAGTTCTCCAAGGTGATGGACTCCATCCTCGACGACATGTCCCTGCAGGAGGACCCGATGATCATGCTGCTTGACATGCACACGGCTGACAATTACCTGTACGTCCATTCCCTGAACGTATGCCTGTATACGCTGGTGCTGGGCATTGCCCATGGCTACAGCAAAGAAGAGCTGCGGGTCATCGGGCTTGGTGCGCTGCTGCATGATATCGGCAAGACGCAGATTCCTGTCAAAATTGTTCAAAAGCCCGGCATGCTCAGCGAGGAGGAGTTCCGGCATATGCAGGCGCATACCGAGATCGGATACCGCATTCTTAAGGAAGAGCCGAATATTCCTCTGCTGGCGGCCCACTGTGCCCTGCAGCATCATGAACGGATTGACGGCTCCGGCTATCCGCGCGGACTGACCGGCCCGCAGATCCATGAATATGCGAAATGGCTGGGGGTCGCAGATTCCTATGATGCGATGACCTCCAACCGGATCTACAAAAAAGCCATGCTGCCCCATCAGGCGGTAGAAGCGCTGTATGTCGGCTCTGGAACCCTGTACGAGCAGAAGCAGCTGGAGTTATTCAGAGACCGTGTGGCCATCTATCCGCTGGGGCTTACGGTGAAGCTCAGCTCCGGCGAGAGCGGTGTGGTGGTCAAGATTGATCCCAGCACACCGCATCGGCCTGTTGTCCGGGTGCTGAATGGACCTGAAGGCGAAACGGTTACCCCCTATGAGCGTGATCTCAGCAAAGCCCTCTCTGTAGTCATTGTGGATGTGACGGATGGG